In Salmo salar chromosome ssa03, Ssal_v3.1, whole genome shotgun sequence, a single genomic region encodes these proteins:
- the LOC123741866 gene encoding zinc finger protein 180-like: MAPLLRTHTGEKPYCCVECGKSFGRSSHLTQHKRIHTGQKPYSCGQCGKSFGQSGQLVSHQRTHTGEKPYSCGQCGTSFATSSALTLHQRIHTGEKPYSCGQCGKSFGRSCHLVSHQRTHTGEKPYSCGQCGTGFATSKALTLHQRTHTGEKPYSCGQCGKRFTASSTLTQHQRIHTGEKSYSCDQCGKSFGRSGALIVHQRIHTGEKSYSCGQCGKNFAASRTLTLHQRTHTGEKPYSCNQCGKSFTTSGSLTSHQRIHTGEKPYICGQCGKSFVSSSGLTVHKRTHTGEKSYS; the protein is encoded by the exons atggctccgctgttg agaacacacacaggagagaaaccttattgctgtgttgaatgtgggaagagttttggtcgatctagccatctgactcaacacaagagaatacacacaggacagaaaccttatagctgtggtcaatgtgggaagagttttggtcaatctggccagctggtatcacaccagagaacacacacaggagagaaaccttatagctgtggtcaatgtgggacgAGTTTTGCTACATCTAgcgctctgactctacaccagagaatacacacaggagagaaaccttatagctgtggtcaatgtgggaagagttttggtcgatcttgccatctggtatcacaccagagaacacacacaggagagaaaccttatagctgtggtcaatgtggaacaGGTTTTGCTACATCTAaagctctgactctacaccagagaacacacacaggagagaaaccttatagctgtggtcaatgtgggaagaggtttactgcatctagcactctgactcaacaccagagaatacacacaggagagaaatcttatagctgtgatcaatgtgggaagagttttggtcgatctggagcgctgatagtgcaccagagaatacacacaggagaaaaatcttatagctgtggtcaatgtgggaagaattttgctgcatctagaactctgacactacaccagagaacacacacaggagagaaaccttatagctgtaatcaatgtgggaagagttttactacatctggctctctgacttcacaccagagaatacacacaggagagaaaccttatatctgtggtcaatgtgggaagagttttgtttcatctagcggtctgacagtacacaagagaacacacacaggagagaaatcttatagc